From Hylaeus volcanicus isolate JK05 chromosome 2, UHH_iyHylVolc1.0_haploid, whole genome shotgun sequence, the proteins below share one genomic window:
- the LOC128872591 gene encoding protein suppressor of forked gives MTDDKTEFDWGNEKLQRAQKTVDDSPYDLEAWSILIREAQNRPITEVRPVFEKLVSVFPSAGRYWKIYIEQEMKMRNFEKVEKLFQRCLMKILNIELWKLYLSYVKETKASLATYKEKMAQAYDFALDKIGMDIHSYSIWNDYVMFLKSVEAVGSYAENQKISAVRKVYQRGVVNPMINMEQLWKDYMAFEQNINPIIAEKMAIERSRDYMNARRVAKELEAVTRGLNRSAPSVPPTGHPDEVKQVELWKKYIAWERSNPLRTEDTSLVARRVMFAIEQCLLCLGHHPAVWHQAAHFLELSSKILTEKGDVNAAKNLSDEAATMFERATSTLLSKNMLLYFAHADFEEGRVKYEKVHQIYQKFLDIPDIDPTLAFVQYMKFARRAEGIKSARTVFKRAREDPRCKHHVYVAAALMEYYCTKDKNIAFRIFELGLKKFGDNPDYILCYIDYLSHLNEDNNTRVLFERVLSSGSLEPEKSVDIWNRFLEFESNIGDLASIVKVEKRRSAVLEKIKEFEGKETAQLVDRYKFLDLYPCTPMELRSIGYMEVSSVTRNTAGALPRIPDPEEAIASLPRPDLSQMIPYKPKVNPLPGEHPVPGGSFPLPPAAAQLCTMLPPPGCFRGPFVAVDLLMDVFNRIQLPDHAPLPIADNGCDTKLFDLAKSVHWIVDETNDGVSIGSKRRRTRLGGDDSEEEDLPPPPANDIYRQRQQKRVK, from the exons atgaCAGACGATAAAACGGAATTC GATTGGGGAAACGAAAAACTTCAACGTGCTCAAAAAACGGTAGACGATTCGCCTTATGATTTGGAAGCATGGAGCATCCTTATCCGTGAAGCACAGAACAGGCCTATCACTGAAGTAAGACCAGTGTTTGAGAAGCTCGTTTCTGTGTTTCCTTCGGCTGGTcgttattggaaaatttatatcgAACAAGAG ATGAAAATGCGCAACTTTGAAAAGGTGGAAAAG CTTTTCCAAAGGTGCCTCATGAAAATCTTAAATATTGAGTTGTGGAAACTTTACCTTTCTTATgtcaaagaaacaaaagccAGTCTAGCAACATATAA GGAAAAAATGGCACAAGCATATGATTTTGCATTGGATAAGATTGGAATGGATATACATTCCTACAGTATTTGGAATGACTATGTCATGTTCTTAAAAAGCGTCGAGGCTGTTGGCTCGTATGCCGAGAATCAAAAAATTAGCGCCGTTCGCAAG GTATATCAACGTGGTGTTGTCAATCCTATGATAAACATGGAACAATTATGGAAAGATTACATGGCATTTGAGCAAAATATTAATCCAATAATTGCAGAGAAAATGGCAATTGAGCGAAGTAGAGACTATATGAACGCACGACGCGTCGCTAAAGAATTGGAAGCTGTAACAAGAGGATTAAATCGAAGTGCTCCTAGTGTTCCACCAACTGGTCACCCAGATGAAGTTAAACAG GTTGAATTGTGGAAAAAGTACATCGCGTGGGAACGTAGTAATCCCTTAAGAACAGAAGATACTTCTTTAGTTGCGCGGAGAGTGATGTTTGCTATCGAACAGTGTTTACTATGCTTGGGTCACCATCCTGCAGTATGGCATCAAGCTGCGCATTTTCTAGAACTTAGTTCGAAAATATTAACTGAAAAGGGAGACGTGAACGCTGCGAAAAATTTAAGCGATGAAGCCGCTACCATGTTTGAAAGGGCAACAAGCACATTGCTATCAAAGAATATGTTACTATATTTTGCACATGCAGATTTCGAAGAAGGAAGAGTGAAATACGAGAAAGTTCATCAAATATATCAAAAGTTCCTTGATATACCCGACATTGATCCTACTTTA GCATTCGTACAATACATGAAATTTGCTAGACGCGCAGAAGGTATAAAATCTGCTAGAACAGTTTTTAAAAGAGCTAGGGAGGATCCAAGATGTAAACATCACGTATACGTGGCAGCTGCATTAATGGAATATTACTGTACCaaggataaaaatattgcattccGGATATTTGAACTTGGTTTGAAGAAATTCGGAGATAACCCTGATTATATACTTTGTTATATTGATTACTTGTCACATTTAAATG AGGATAATAACACAAGAGTTTTGTTTGAAAGAGTTCTGTCCTCGGGTAGTTTAGAACCTGAAAAATCAGT tgaCATTTGGAATCGATTTTTAGAATTTGAGTCTAACATCGGAGATTTAGCCAGTATTGTTAAAGTTGAAAAGCGGCGGAGTGCTGTATTAGAAAAG ATTAAAGAATTTGAAGGCAAGGAAACTGCTCAGCTAGTAGatagatataaatttttggaCTTGTACCCATGTACTCCTATGGAGTTACGGTCTATCGGGTATATGGAAGTATCTAGCGTTACTAGAAATACAGCTGGTGCGTTGCCACGAATTCCCGATCCAGAGGAAGCTATTGCATCTTTACCGAGGCCCGACTTATCACAAATGATTCCTTATAAACCGAAAGTAAATCCACTACCGGGAGAGCACCCAGTACCAG GCGGTTCTTTCCCATTACCACCAGCGGCGGCACAATTATGTACTATGCTCCCCCCACCAGGTTGCTTCAGAGGACCATTCGTGGCCGTCGACTTGCTCATGGAcgtttttaatcgaattcaaTTACCTGACCATG CTCCTTTACCGATAGCAGATAATGGATGCGACACAAAATTGTTCGACCTCGCGAAATCCGTGCATTGGATTGTCGATGAAACCAATGACGGAGTGAGTATCGGATCGAAACGTAGAAGAACGCGTCTAGGAGGCGACGACAGCGAAGAAGAAGACTTACCACCACCACCCGCAAATGACATATACCGCCAAAGACAACAAAAACGAGTAAAGTGA